The window GCGGCCAATGGGGGGGAGAGGGGTCGTCCCGGCGGCCGTCGCGGCGGCCACAAGCAGGGGGGCGCAGGAGCTCAGGGAGGAGCACCCCGCCCGCCGCAGCAGGCCTATCAGCCGGCCCCGTGGTACGCTGGCCAGAACCCATGGACCGGCGTTGTGCACACCTACTCCATGCCAGTTCCCCGTGCCCCTGCACCGGGTATCCTCGGCGCCCGGCCACCGTCGCACCAGGCGTTCTACGCCGCGCCGCAGCCCTATGCGGCGCCCTACGGCCAGCAGCCGCAGCCAGGCGGGCTGCCGCTGCTGCCCCTGACGGCCCCGCCACAACCTCTCCCGCCGGCGCCGTGGGACCCGGCCCTTGTGGCGGCTCTTCACACCGCCCCTTCTCCATCCAGCTACACCGGCGGCGGCGACTGGTACATGGACACCGGAGCCACCGCCCACATGGCGGCTTATCCTGGTAACCTCCACACCTCCTATCCCGTCCACACTTCCAACCGCATCACCGTCGGTGACGGCTCCTCTCTTCCTATCACCCACATAGGTCATGCATATTTTCCGTCTAACTCCACTCCAATATCCATGTCTAATGTCTTAGTTTCTCCTGAGCTTATTAAAAATCTTGTTTCTGTTCGTTCTCTTACACGTGAAAATCCTGTTACCGTTGAATTTGACGAATGTGGTTTTTCTGTTAAGGACGCTCGCACGCGGATGGTGCTCCACCGATGTGACAGCCCCGACGAGCTCTACCCGGTTCACTCCGCCACCTCCACCACTTTCGCCGCCCCTGTCGCTCTCGCCACCGGAGTGGATCTTTGGCACACTCGCTTGGGTCATCCTAATCCTGCCACCCTTCGCCATATACTTCGGAGTTTTTCTTTCACGTGTAATAAGAACGAGGATCACTCGTGTCATGCATGTCGCCTCGGAAAACATGCTCGTCTCCCGTTTTGGGCTTCTTCTCATGTTGCATCGTACCCGTTTGAGTTAattcatagtgatgtttggacctCCTGTTGCCAGTAATACGGGCTTTCTTTATTATCTTGTCATACTTGATGATTTCTCGCATTATCTGTGGACCTTCCCGTTGCGCCGCAAGTCGGATGCTATATCCACTCTCGCCACCTTCTACTCCTATGTTCTCACGCAGTTTGGTCGTCCCATTCTCGCGTTGCAGACAGATAATGGGATGGAGTTCGACAACCTAGTTGTTCGTACTCTTCTCACCACACATGGCACGACTTTTCGTCTCACTTGCCCGTACACCTCGCAGCAGAACGGTCGCGCTGAGCGTATCCTTCACACTCTTAATGATTGTGTTCGGACTCTCCTCTTTCATGCCAATGTGCCTCCGCGCTTTTGGCCTGACGCTCTCGCCACCGCTTCACTCCTCATTAACATCCGTCCATGTCGCACTCGCGGGAACTTTGCACCTCATCACCTTCTCTTAGGTGCACCACCTTCTTATGATGAGCTTCGCATCTTCGGCTGCCTTTGCTACCCTAGCATCGCCGCTATTGCGCCTCATAAGCTTGCACCCCATTCCGtcgcctgcatctttcttggctacCCACCTAACACTAAGGGCTATCGCTGCTATGATCCCATCTCCCATCATGTTTTCACCTCCCGACACGTTTACTTTGATGAGATGGTGTTTCCATTTCAGCAGCAGGTACCCCTTGTTGCCTCGTCACCGCCGGCCACCGCCGGCCCTTCGGCGACTCCATCAGGTGGACGGTCCCGCCCGGCCCTTGGACCGCCTCCGGGTTTTGGCGTTCCTCGCGCCATGGGACGAGCCGCGTCTCGCGCCCCCACGCCGGCGCCAGCCCCCTCGGCCTCCTCGGCCGACCACGACGCCGCGGCTGGTGCCCCTCCTTCACCCGCCGCCCCCGACTCAGGCGCCGCGGGCTCGGGCGCTGCAGGCTCGGCCTCCCCTTCGGCCACCTCGGCCACCGCCTCATCGGCCGCCGCCTCACCGGCTTATTCGCCGGCCGTGTCGCCAGTGGCTTCGCCGGCCGCCTCGCCGGTGGCTTCGCCGCCCGTCTCGCCGACCGCTCCGGTGTTGCCGACTGGCCCTGTTACACGGGCTAGAGCCGGCGGTCACCATCCGAGCCTCTGGTACTCCAGCGATGAGTACCTCCTCGCCGCCTCCACCGCGGAGCCGTCTCCTCTTCCCGCATCCGCTCGCGCAGCCCTCCGTGATCCTCACTGTCTTGCGGCGATGCAGGAAGAGTTTGTCGCTCTTCAGCGGAACTGTACATGGACACTGGTTCCCCGGCCTCCTCGCGCCAACGTCATCACCGGCAAGTGGGTTTTTCACCACAAGACCCGCTCGGATGGTACCCTTGAGCGCTACAACGCTCGCTGGGTAGTTCGTGGTTTTCGACAGCGTGCTGGAGTTGACTTCACTGAGACGTTTGCCCCGGTTGTCAAACCGGGCACGATCCGCACCATCCTCCAGCTTGCGGTGTCCCGAGGCTGGCCAGTTCATCAGATGGATGTCTCCAACGCCTTCCTCCACGGCCATCTTGAGGAGCAGGTGTATTGTAAGCAGCCCACCGGTTTTGTCGACGCATCTCTTCCTGGCCATGTGTGTCTGCTGTCCCGGTCTCTCTACGGGCTCAAGCAAGCACCCCGCGCCTGGTACCAACGGATCGCCGGGTTTCTTCAGACACCGGGTTTCAGCGTCACTCACTCGGATGCCTCATTGTTTGTCTATTGCCATGGTGACACGACTGCATATTTGCTCCTGTACGTCGACGGCATCATCTTGACGGCCTCCTCCGCAGCTCTTCTTCAGCAATTTACTCTTCGTCTGCGTGACGAGTTTGCCATCAAGGACTTGGGTGCTCTACATTATTTCCTTGGCATTGAGGTCGTTCGGCGCCCGGATGGTTTCTTTCTTCATCAGCAGAAGTATGCGCACGagcttcttgagcgtgttggcaTGCTCAACTATCACCCTGTTGCTACTCCTGTTGACACGAAGGCCAAGGTTTCTGCTCTTGAGGGCTCGCCAGTGTCGGATGCTCCTTTCTACCGGACTATCGTTGGTGCTCTTCAGTATCTGACTCTCACCAGACCGGATCTTCAGTATGCTGTTCAGCAGGTGTGTCTCCACATGCACGACCCTCGTGACTCCCATTGGACTCTCGTGAAGCGGATCCTCCGTTACATTTGCGGCACGATGACCCTCGGACTCACCCTCACGGCGTCCACTTCTCTGGAGATGATGGCCTACTCTGACGCGGACTGGGCTGGCTGCCTAGACACTCGTCGGTCCACCTCTGGCTACTGCGTCTACCTCGGTCCTTCACTCTTTCGTGGTCGTCCAAGCGACAACCCACGGTTTCGCGCTCCAGCGCGGAGGCTGAGTACCGAGCTGTGGCTAACGCTGTTGCTGAGTGCACCTGGCTACGACAGTTACTTCAGCAGCTGCATCACGACGTCTCTCAGGCTACGGTTGTCTACTGCGACAACGTTTCTGCGGTGTACCTCTCCGCCAACCCCGTTCATCATCGCCGGACTAAACACATTGAGCTGGACATTCACTTTGTGCGCGAGCAGGTGGCCCTTGGACGTATTCGGGTTCTCCACGTGCCGACTGCACAACAGTTCGCCGATGTGATGACGAAGGGACTGCCAACTTCCACCTTCGACGAGTTTCGTTCCAGTCTCTGCGTCACTGGCgccgcttcgactgcgggggggggggggggggggggtgttgaatATATTGTGTACGTATATGTTTGTGTATAGGGCCCACCTCCTGTTTTCTCTGTATAGTTGAGGTTGTGGCCCACCTCTGTACTTATATATACGTGCCTAGTGCACCGATCAATATATCGCGATTGCACAACCCACATCTTGTCCTTCTACAGAAGATATGACATGACAAAAATCTGATTCAACTCACCTTGTGGTAAGATTACCTTGCATATCCATGTCATGTATTAaccaaaataaatatagcaattTGCATTAAACTATATATTATATAAATCCCAGCAACATTTCCATTGTATTTATGGTTTTAACAATTAGCAATGTACAATGTCACGGAAAATTCGGCGGAAAGAATGAGTGCGACAGGGTGGGGGTGAGCGAGCGATGAGACGAGGGTATTTTCCTTTTTTTCTATCGATAAGAGAGGAATAACCATGTGATTCTTCGATTTGGTGGAATCGCTTGATGAAGCACATGGACGGAATATTCCTTCTCCGAGGATCACATGGTTCCTGTTTCATCCTCAATTAAACACTGAAATGGTGGGCTAGGAACGGAATCAACCCATCTAGTTCCACTGTATCCTCAAAGCAAACACACTCTTAGAGCGCAGAACAAATATATATTTTTATCATAAGGAGAAAGGCAGGAGCTCTATCAAGTTCATTCAAAGAGGAATACGAAAATACAGATTGCCCTGTTTACGAGGGAAACAATGTCGAAAACCACAGTATTGAGAAAGAACAACTATGCAAAGGCCCCCCAAAAAGAAGAGAAACAGGAATAGAAACAACAATGGCCACATCGGCCAACTCGAAACTCCACCACCAACTTGCCCACAATCCGGTGCTTGGCATGTAGTTCATAATGTTGCCATGCGTCTCTCCAACCATTTCGATTGCTTCATGAAGATCAATAAGGAAACAAAAATCTGAAGATGAGCTACACTATGTTTCTTGAGTAATGTTGCCATGTGATTTAGAGTGATGTTGCCATAAATTTGttgatagagacatagagttgTTGTGTTTACTAACTAATTCTGGCACATAGTGTTGGTGAAGAAGTTGACACGTGTTATAATGTGTTGCAGGGGTATGGTGGTGTCGTGTGAGTGAACAAAAAGTGGCATATAATGTGTGATGGAGTTGCCAAAATATTGACATATGAAGTTGCCATGAGGACGTTTGGTAGATAGCCACTTCTTCCCTCTCTAACCCTTCGATTGATTCGGAAAATTTAATATAGGAAAAGAAATCAAGGATGAGCTAGATTGCCATATATTCTTTAGTTATGTTGCCATGTGGTTGTGAGTGATGTTGACCTCAATTGTAAATAGAGTTGTGTTTACTAGCTAATCTTTACACAGAGTGTGGGTGAGAAAGTTGTCATGTGTTAGAATGTGTTCCAGGGATGGGATGGTGTGATGTGAGTGAACAAAAAATGGCTACTAATGTGTGATGAAGTTGCCAAAAATTGACATGTGAAATTATGATGACAACAAAAAAGCTATGCAAGAAAACACATAAAAAGAGTAGATAGGAAGAAAACAATACAAAGTAGGGTTTTTTTAGCATCGCAAAGAAGTAGGTATATATGTGCATGGTGGTGCGGATGGAAGCCCTGTTTATGCAAACATAGAATGATCACACATACATATGTTTAGTTGTGTTGAATAAAAAGTGCGAGGGAAACAAGAAAAAGTGCTAGTCATTGCAAAAGTTGCCATATTTGCATGTGCTGCCTTATAGCCCCACAAAAAAATATTTGTTAAATTTCGATGTGCTTACAACAAAAAgaatgaaattctaccacaccaAACAAAATGtaactaaacctaaactaaactaagcGAGGTACCGAAGGCGACGTCATTGGCATGGCCTCTGAGGCCACCAGCACCTCCGTTGACGTCCCCTCCATCTTTGTCGCCTTGTCATTGTCATCCTTCCAGCTGTGGAAGGTCTCCCATGGGTCATGGCAACCCAGATTGGTCGCCACTGCGCACTCCTGGTGCAGCTACCGGGCCACGTCTACCTAGCTGCGACGGTTGGCTGGGAGACGCACTCTTGCCCTTGCCATTGTTGGCAAGGGTACGTGCGGTGTAATCGAACTCCTGCAACCCCACTTTGAGGAGCTGGCTGCTGATCCAGCGCTGGAGCTTGGTAGAAGTAtgtattggaaatatgccctagagccaataataaattggttattatcatatttatttgttcatgataatcgtttattatccatgctagaattgtattgatcggaaactcaaatacatgtgtggatacatagacaacaacgtgtccctagtgagcctctaccggactagctcgttgaccaaagatggctatggtttcctagtcatggacatgggttgtcatttggtaatgggatcacatcattaggagaatgatgtgatggacaagacccaaactatgaacgtagcatatgatcgtgtgaagtttattgctattgttttctgcatgtcaagtatatgttcctatgaccatgagatcatgcaactcactaacactggaggagtaccttgtgtgtaccaaacgtcgcaacgtaactgggtgactataaaggtgctctacaggtatctccgagggtgtctgttgagttggcatggatcaagattgggatttgtcactccatatgacggagaggtatctcagggcccacttggtaatatagtatcacaatgagcttgcaagcaatgtgactaatgagttagccacggggtcttgtattatggaacaagtaaagagacttgccggtaacgagattgaactaggtatggagatatcgatgatcgaatctcgggcaagtaacataccgatagacaaagggaataactgcatacgggattaactgaatccttgacatcgaggttcgaccgataagatcttcgtagaatatgtgggaaccaatatggaTATCCAGGTCCCgcaattggttattgaccgtagaggtgtctcggtcatgtctgcatagttctcgaacccgcagggtctacacacttaacgtttggtgacgatataaGTATAGTTGAGTCATGATGGTGGttatcgaaggttgttcggagtcccggatgagatcccggaagGGATGAGGaactctggaatggtccggaggtgaagattgatatattggacgaagggtattggagtccggaagtgttccaagggtaccgggtgatgaccagcatgaccgaaaggggtttcgggaggccccgacaagtgttggggggcctcatgggcctagagGAGGGGGAACACCAACCCACTAAGCGGTTGTGCACCCCAAGCCCCCTTCCCACGTTGCTTgaggaggtggggcgcctccctAGTGTTTCCTCCAGTTGCCTGGGGGGCCAAGGCACCTAGGAGGAGGCGCCCAAACCCATGTAGGGTTTCCCCTTGGTGGCCGCCACCCCTAGACGGGATCTAGGGGGCCCCTCCCCcaccctcccccctatatatagaggAGGGGAGAGAGGGCAGCCACACCCATACGCATCTATACGTGCCACGGCGCTGCTCCTCCGCTTCCTCATAGCCATCTTCttctccgtagtgcttagcgaagctctgctaAGATTTCttcaccaccaccgccaccacgccatcgtgctgtcGGAGGACTCAAGCTACTACTTCACCATCGCCCGCTGGATCAAGGAGGTGAAGGCGTCATCaagccgtacgtgtgttgaacgcggaggtgccgtccgttcggtactAGGTTGGGAGTTCGCGGGACAGATCGTGAttgaatcgcgaagacgttcgactacatcaatcgtgTTTCTTAACGCCTCCACTTAGctatctacaagggtatgtagatccaatctctcctctcgtagatggtcatcttctagattggatcttggtgagcgtacggaattttttgtttcccatacaacgttccccaacagtggtatcagagctaggtctatgtgtagatgacatcacactactgcaggatggtccaaacgcgacactacgatcagagacccttcgacgaaactgtgtgcgatgccataatcgcaaacggtggtgtaaaaaacagtcaaaaaaggtgcaaaacgtttgcgatgatagatgcatcaaacacggtt is drawn from Aegilops tauschii subsp. strangulata cultivar AL8/78 chromosome 1, Aet v6.0, whole genome shotgun sequence and contains these coding sequences:
- the LOC109736685 gene encoding uncharacterized protein, producing the protein MSSSSSTVSNPFAGPDVTLVRDLNIHERVPVKLDQNTASYSAWKRYFSLVFREYLLHGHMDGTVDSALMINDEEWMILDATIIRWFYLTISSDLFHTVMDNDDDAYAVWTKLNGLFTDNRLQRKVLLHGEFYGTLTAGLNEDFGNAASNLTLITEPTFAKVVAYLKLEERRMRMALTRATHTALIAGTRGAQAPPPPRPTPPQPAAPALPPGFPPAPAAPFPPPQPAANGGERGRPGGRRGGHKQGGAGAQGGAPRPPQQAYQPAPWYAGQNPWTGVVHTYSMPVPRAPAPGILGARPPSHQAFYAAPQPYAAPYGQQPQPGGLPLLPLTAPPQPLPPAPWDPALVAALHTAPSPSSYTGGGDWYMDTGATAHMAAYPGNLHTSYPVHTSNRITVGDGSSLPITHIGHAYFPSNSTPISMSNVLVSPELIKNLVSVRSLTRENPVTVEFDECGFSVKDARTRMVLHRCDSPDELYPVHSATSTTFAAPVALATGVDLCNTGFLYYLVILDDFSHYLWTFPLRRKSDAISTLATFYSYVLTQFGRPILALQTDNGMEFDNLVVPAGTPCCLVTAGHRRPFGDSIRWTVPPGPWTASGFWRSSRHGTSRVSRPHAGASPLGLLGRPRRRGWCPSFTRRPRLRRRGLGRCRLGLPFGHLGHRLIGRRLTGLFAGRVASGFAGRLAGGFAARLADRSGVADWPCYTG